In one window of Flavobacterium ginsengisoli DNA:
- a CDS encoding tRNA-binding protein, giving the protein MDLTWNEFERTDMRVGTIIEVNDFPEARKPAFQLTIDFGSEIGIRKSSAQITKRYQKEDLVNRQIVAVVNFPRKQIGKFMSECLVLGAVGEEGDVILLAPDFKIPNGLRIG; this is encoded by the coding sequence ATGGATTTAACTTGGAATGAATTTGAAAGAACCGACATGCGTGTTGGAACTATTATAGAAGTAAATGATTTTCCTGAAGCTAGAAAACCGGCTTTTCAGCTAACAATAGATTTTGGCTCGGAAATAGGAATTAGAAAGTCATCTGCACAAATTACTAAAAGATACCAGAAAGAAGATTTAGTAAATCGTCAAATTGTTGCGGTTGTAAATTTTCCTAGAAAGCAAATTGGAAAATTTATGAGTGAATGTTTGGTGCTTGGTGCTGTAGGCGAGGAGGGAGACGTGATTTTATTGGCTCCCGATTTCAAGATTCCTAATGGACTACGTATTGGATAG
- a CDS encoding alpha/beta fold hydrolase, giving the protein MEHTEPNACMSIKDFESNLKQVHTDKYIETAQNVRLYVKDYGQGKPVILIHGWPLSNEMWEYQIDHLVQNNYRVIAYDRRGFGKSSQPWDGYDYDTLTDDLKEIIEQLELENVTLVGFSMGGGEVVRYFSRHGGKGVTKVALISSIIPFLLKTHDNPDGHPKEKSDNTAMAIKEDRIGFIDNFGKTFFGVNIINKPLSTPLLEYYRNLCSVASPRATLKCAESFSYTDFRDEIDFIKVPTLIIHGDDDKIVPIDLTSRKAAKSIANNTYIEYEGAPHGLFYTDREKLNEDLLDFLNS; this is encoded by the coding sequence ATGGAACATACTGAACCAAATGCATGCATGTCAATCAAAGATTTTGAATCTAATTTAAAACAGGTTCATACTGATAAATATATAGAAACTGCACAAAACGTAAGGCTGTACGTTAAGGATTATGGTCAAGGAAAACCTGTTATCCTGATTCACGGCTGGCCTCTTTCTAATGAAATGTGGGAATACCAAATAGACCATTTAGTACAAAATAATTATCGTGTTATTGCATATGATCGTCGCGGATTCGGAAAATCTTCTCAGCCTTGGGACGGTTACGATTACGACACTTTAACAGATGATCTTAAGGAAATTATCGAACAATTAGAGTTAGAAAATGTAACGCTTGTTGGTTTCTCAATGGGCGGTGGCGAAGTAGTTCGTTATTTTAGCCGTCATGGCGGAAAAGGCGTAACCAAAGTCGCTTTGATTTCTTCAATTATTCCTTTTCTTCTAAAAACTCATGATAATCCTGACGGTCATCCAAAAGAAAAAAGCGATAATACGGCAATGGCAATCAAAGAAGATCGAATCGGATTTATTGATAATTTTGGAAAAACGTTTTTTGGCGTTAATATTATCAACAAACCTTTAAGTACACCTTTACTAGAATATTACAGAAATTTATGTTCTGTAGCTTCTCCAAGAGCTACTTTAAAATGTGCTGAATCTTTCTCTTATACTGATTTTAGAGATGAAATAGATTTCATTAAAGTTCCAACTTTAATTATTCACGGAGACGACGATAAAATCGTACCAATTGATCTTACTTCAAGAAAAGCGGCAAAATCTATAGCAAACAATACTTATATCGAATATGAAGGTGCGCCACACGGACTTTTTTATACGGATAGAGAAAAACTAAATGAAGATTTATTGGATTTTTTGAATTCATAA
- a CDS encoding thioredoxin family protein yields the protein MARTESTMLPLGTIAPDFYLKDTNSNDTFSFKDLKGSKGTLVMFICNHCPFVHHVIKEVVMIANDYRVQGLGVIAISSNDAVKYPQDGPELMADFAMENKIDFPYLYDESQETAKTYQAACTPDFYLFDNQDKLFYRGQLDDSRPGNGIPLSGSDLRGAIDALIYNRSLKETQKPSLGCGIKWK from the coding sequence ATGGCACGAACAGAATCAACAATGCTTCCATTAGGAACAATTGCTCCTGATTTTTATTTAAAAGACACCAATTCTAATGATACTTTTTCTTTTAAAGACTTAAAAGGTTCAAAAGGAACTTTGGTGATGTTTATCTGCAACCATTGTCCGTTTGTGCATCATGTTATTAAAGAAGTGGTAATGATTGCCAACGATTACCGCGTGCAGGGACTTGGAGTAATTGCTATTTCGAGTAATGATGCTGTAAAATATCCGCAAGACGGACCAGAATTAATGGCTGACTTTGCAATGGAAAACAAAATTGATTTTCCTTATCTGTATGATGAGAGCCAAGAAACAGCAAAAACATATCAGGCGGCTTGCACTCCTGACTTTTATTTATTTGACAATCAAGACAAATTATTCTATCGCGGACAATTGGACGATTCAAGACCTGGCAACGGAATTCCTCTTAGCGGAAGCGATCTTAGAGGTGCCATAGATGCCTTAATTTATAACCGAAGTTTGAAAGAAACACAGAAGCCAAGTCTTGGTTGTGGCATAAAATGGAAGTAA
- a CDS encoding GreA/GreB family elongation factor, whose product MKPIPTFSSSDYKLLRELILQNKNNTNAKEAGQLSQELDRAVVSKGDLDESVIRINSTVTIEDVKAKKQMKIQIVLPSAADLKQSKISILAPLSVAIIGFKENDEVDWELPAGIKTLKVVSVDNSNVLHS is encoded by the coding sequence ATGAAACCAATACCAACATTTAGCTCATCAGATTATAAATTACTGAGAGAATTAATTTTACAAAACAAGAATAATACTAATGCCAAAGAAGCAGGACAGCTTTCTCAAGAACTGGATCGCGCTGTAGTTAGCAAAGGAGATCTTGACGAATCTGTTATTCGTATAAATTCGACAGTAACAATTGAAGACGTCAAGGCAAAAAAACAAATGAAAATTCAAATTGTACTTCCATCTGCAGCAGATTTAAAGCAATCAAAAATTTCTATTCTAGCACCTTTAAGTGTTGCTATAATTGGTTTTAAAGAAAATGACGAAGTTGACTGGGAACTTCCTGCAGGAATTAAAACATTAAAAGTAGTTTCAGTAGACAATTCAAACGTACTGCATTCTTAA
- a CDS encoding c-type cytochrome, giving the protein MKNILILAGLALFMVSCGSKKAAPVASANETTKAVALTPELEAGKSLYENNCAKCHKLFEPKKFTKEEWTPILVKMGKKAKLDDTQMASITNYIDSQL; this is encoded by the coding sequence ATGAAAAATATATTAATCCTTGCAGGACTTGCATTATTTATGGTTTCTTGCGGAAGTAAGAAAGCAGCTCCAGTAGCATCAGCTAACGAAACCACAAAAGCGGTAGCTTTAACACCTGAATTAGAAGCAGGTAAAAGTTTGTATGAAAACAATTGTGCAAAATGCCATAAATTGTTTGAACCGAAAAAGTTTACAAAAGAAGAATGGACACCGATTTTGGTAAAAATGGGTAAGAAAGCGAAGTTAGATGATACTCAGATGGCTTCGATTACGAATTATATTGATTCTCAGCTATAA
- a CDS encoding peptidylprolyl isomerase, with protein sequence MENGIYAKFNTSKGSILVKLTHDLTPGTVGNFVALAEGNMENKVKPQGQKFYDGLTFHRVIADFMIQGGCPKGTGTGDPGYKFDDEFHPTLKHDRPGVLSMANSGPGSNGSQFFITHVPTPWLDGKHSVFGYVVEGQDIVDAVAQGDNLESVEIIRVGDEAQKWNAIEAFIGLKGARLKREATLKAESEAKMEQLVAGFDKTESGLRYKMIQKGEGKRAEAGKTVSVHYEGSLENGKVFDSSYPRKKPIEFKLGIGQVIEGWDEGIALLQVGDKARFVIPSDLAYGPSGAGGVIPPNATLIFDVELMDVK encoded by the coding sequence ATGGAAAACGGAATATACGCTAAATTCAATACTAGCAAAGGTTCAATTTTAGTAAAATTGACACACGATTTGACACCAGGAACTGTAGGTAACTTTGTTGCGCTTGCAGAAGGAAATATGGAAAATAAAGTGAAACCTCAAGGACAAAAATTCTATGATGGATTAACTTTTCACAGAGTAATTGCAGATTTCATGATTCAAGGTGGTTGCCCAAAAGGAACTGGAACTGGAGATCCAGGTTATAAATTTGATGATGAATTTCACCCAACTTTAAAACACGATCGCCCAGGAGTTTTATCTATGGCAAACTCTGGTCCTGGAAGCAATGGTTCTCAATTTTTTATCACTCACGTCCCAACTCCTTGGTTAGACGGAAAACACAGTGTTTTTGGATATGTTGTTGAAGGACAAGATATCGTTGATGCTGTTGCTCAAGGTGATAATTTAGAGTCTGTAGAAATTATCAGAGTTGGTGATGAAGCTCAAAAATGGAATGCTATTGAAGCTTTTATTGGTTTAAAAGGTGCTCGTCTAAAAAGAGAAGCGACTTTAAAAGCAGAATCTGAAGCAAAAATGGAACAATTAGTCGCTGGTTTTGATAAAACAGAAAGTGGTTTACGTTATAAAATGATTCAAAAAGGTGAAGGAAAAAGAGCTGAAGCGGGAAAAACAGTTTCTGTTCACTACGAAGGTTCTTTAGAAAACGGAAAAGTTTTTGATTCTTCTTACCCACGTAAAAAACCAATCGAATTCAAATTAGGAATTGGACAAGTTATTGAAGGATGGGACGAAGGTATTGCTTTATTGCAAGTTGGTGACAAAGCTCGTTTTGTAATTCCATCTGATTTAGCTTACGGACCATCTGGAGCAGGAGGAGTTATTCCACCAAACGCTACTTTAATTTTCGATGTTGAATTAATGGACGTAAAATAA
- a CDS encoding MFS transporter, translating into MAVCTGLIVANLYYCQPLIVLIANEFKIPEASAGTITYLTQAGYAIGLFFMVPLGDKLERKKQILMTTFATVIALLIAATAQSFLILQIASLLIGITSIVPRLILPLAASLSAPEERGKVVGTIMSGLLVGILLSRTLSGFIGQVLGWRSMFYIAAGICLLIFFVIQSKFPQNKPQFQGTYGQLIKSLFTLIKTQPVLREATAINVFCFAQFGAFWTTMVLLLSGEPFHFNSATIGLFGIVGASGALAAPLVGKLGDKGNSRIAVGYGCLLILISFLTFYFAIESVIGIAIGIVFIDIGIQGVHISNQTRVYSLLPEARNRLNTVFMSLTFLGTAAGSAYGLLLWKLGGWPAVTIGCMALSLISLTIYGLTYKSKSKKAKAQID; encoded by the coding sequence ATGGCAGTTTGCACTGGTCTTATAGTTGCAAATCTTTATTACTGCCAGCCTTTGATTGTTTTAATTGCCAACGAATTTAAAATTCCTGAAGCCAGCGCCGGAACAATAACCTATCTCACTCAAGCAGGTTATGCAATCGGACTGTTTTTTATGGTGCCGCTTGGCGATAAATTAGAACGAAAAAAGCAAATTTTAATGACCACTTTTGCTACTGTAATTGCTTTGTTAATTGCGGCAACAGCACAAAGTTTTCTTATTTTACAAATTGCTTCCCTGTTAATCGGAATCACATCCATTGTACCGCGGCTTATTCTTCCTTTAGCCGCTTCTTTGAGCGCGCCTGAAGAACGAGGAAAGGTTGTAGGAACTATTATGAGCGGACTTTTAGTCGGGATTTTGCTTTCGCGAACATTAAGCGGGTTTATTGGCCAAGTTTTAGGTTGGAGATCAATGTTTTATATCGCAGCAGGAATTTGTCTTTTGATCTTTTTTGTGATTCAAAGTAAATTTCCGCAGAACAAACCACAGTTTCAAGGGACTTATGGTCAATTAATCAAGTCTTTATTTACACTCATAAAAACACAACCTGTTTTACGTGAGGCAACAGCAATCAATGTTTTTTGTTTTGCTCAATTTGGAGCTTTCTGGACTACAATGGTTTTATTGCTTTCGGGAGAACCATTTCATTTCAATAGTGCGACAATCGGTTTATTCGGAATTGTTGGAGCTTCTGGGGCTTTAGCAGCGCCTTTGGTTGGAAAACTGGGAGATAAAGGAAACTCGAGAATTGCAGTTGGTTATGGCTGTTTATTGATTCTAATCAGTTTTTTAACTTTTTATTTTGCGATTGAAAGTGTAATCGGAATTGCAATCGGAATTGTATTTATTGATATTGGAATTCAAGGCGTTCACATTTCAAATCAAACGCGAGTATATTCGTTATTGCCAGAAGCTAGAAACAGATTAAATACGGTATTTATGTCGCTTACTTTTCTAGGGACGGCTGCTGGATCTGCGTACGGTTTATTGTTATGGAAATTGGGCGGATGGCCTGCTGTAACTATCGGTTGTATGGCTCTATCTCTAATATCATTAACGATTTACGGACTTACTTATAAATCAAAATCTAAAAAAGCGAAAGCGCAAATTGATTAA
- a CDS encoding cupin domain-containing protein: MMSLGTSKEFIKGDEIEWEVVGEGIKRKILAFDERVMLVNVHFEKGGIGILHEHYHTQVTYVASGKFDVTINGVTETLKEGDSFYIPPHAIHGVVCLETGMLTDVFGPAREDFLK, translated from the coding sequence ATTATGAGTTTAGGAACGAGCAAAGAATTTATAAAAGGCGACGAGATCGAGTGGGAAGTAGTTGGAGAAGGCATCAAACGTAAAATTTTAGCTTTTGACGAAAGGGTGATGCTTGTAAATGTGCATTTTGAAAAGGGAGGAATAGGCATCTTGCATGAGCATTATCATACTCAGGTTACATATGTAGCGAGCGGGAAGTTTGATGTTACAATAAATGGCGTAACAGAAACATTAAAAGAAGGCGATAGTTTTTATATTCCGCCGCACGCAATTCATGGAGTTGTTTGTTTGGAAACAGGAATGCTAACTGACGTTTTTGGTCCTGCAAGAGAAGACTTTTTGAAGTAA
- a CDS encoding archaemetzincin, translating into MRRFLFLVFIILFSCNSKSEKNDYFKDISENDIKLFPPKPGDWLYSYREKGQTFEQFINSKHLVPTKENNIIYLRPIGKFNSLQVKQIELTREYLEIFFQLKTETLKDVSNDIIPKHARRIGPDQNEQFLAGFILDSVLKKEKPQKGIGLMALTEVDLYPKPEWSFVFGLASYRDRIAVSSIYRLHDERLQNKDFNLCLERLLKICSHEIGHMFGLHHCIDANCAMNGTNSLSETDEHTLRLCSNCQRKLNSGLKYDNVKRLKELEKYFKDNKLTSGFELMEKDLKNIQ; encoded by the coding sequence ATGAGGAGATTTCTTTTTCTGGTTTTTATTATTCTTTTTTCCTGTAATTCCAAAAGTGAAAAGAATGATTATTTTAAAGATATTTCGGAAAATGATATAAAGCTTTTTCCTCCTAAACCTGGAGATTGGTTATATTCTTACAGAGAAAAAGGGCAGACTTTTGAGCAATTTATTAATTCAAAACATTTAGTTCCTACAAAAGAGAATAACATTATTTATTTGCGACCAATAGGCAAATTTAATTCGTTGCAGGTTAAGCAGATTGAATTGACTAGGGAATATCTAGAAATATTTTTTCAGTTAAAAACCGAAACTTTAAAAGATGTTTCAAATGATATTATTCCGAAACATGCTAGAAGAATTGGTCCAGATCAAAATGAACAATTTCTAGCAGGATTTATTTTGGATAGTGTTTTAAAGAAAGAAAAGCCTCAAAAAGGAATTGGATTAATGGCGTTGACCGAAGTAGATTTATATCCAAAACCAGAGTGGAGTTTTGTTTTTGGTTTAGCGTCTTATAGAGATAGAATTGCAGTAAGTTCAATTTATAGATTGCATGATGAAAGGTTGCAGAATAAAGATTTTAACTTGTGTCTAGAAAGGTTATTAAAAATTTGTTCTCATGAAATTGGACATATGTTTGGACTTCACCATTGTATTGATGCTAATTGTGCAATGAATGGGACAAATAGTTTATCTGAAACAGATGAACATACATTGAGATTATGTTCAAATTGTCAGAGAAAACTAAATTCGGGACTTAAGTACGATAACGTAAAAAGGTTAAAAGAACTGGAAAAATATTTTAAGGATAACAAATTAACAAGCGGTTTTGAATTAATGGAAAAAGACCTTAAAAACATTCAATAA
- a CDS encoding sugar phosphate isomerase/epimerase family protein, translated as MISRRNFILTTGLATTAVLASPSFAFYMNKKEIGLQLYTLREELPKDVKGTLEKVAKAGYTTVETYGFSVKDRFWGLTPKELKKILDANGLKAVSGHYNLGDFLYDGNTTELIAAIEAAKILKSEFLTVPWVDEPFRRNIEDYKKIVARINEASNNVQKAGLKLAYHNHDFEFQKHDGITGFEILLKETDKDLVFFELDLYWVVHSGNDPLQLFKENPGRFKMWHVKDKDKNNNDLNTEVGSGTIDFKPLFAADKTIGNGSFLCRARK; from the coding sequence ATGATTAGCAGAAGAAATTTCATCCTAACCACAGGTCTTGCCACTACAGCAGTTTTGGCTTCACCATCATTTGCATTTTATATGAATAAAAAAGAAATAGGTTTACAGTTATATACGCTTCGTGAAGAACTTCCGAAAGACGTAAAAGGAACTTTAGAAAAAGTAGCTAAGGCTGGTTATACAACAGTCGAGACATATGGCTTTTCTGTTAAAGATCGGTTTTGGGGATTAACGCCAAAAGAATTGAAAAAGATTTTGGATGCTAATGGATTGAAAGCGGTTAGCGGACATTATAATTTAGGCGACTTTTTATATGATGGGAACACTACAGAATTAATTGCGGCAATTGAAGCGGCTAAAATTCTAAAAAGCGAATTTCTAACTGTTCCTTGGGTTGATGAACCTTTTAGAAGAAATATCGAAGATTATAAAAAGATTGTAGCTCGTATAAATGAAGCGAGCAATAATGTGCAAAAAGCAGGTTTAAAACTGGCTTATCATAATCATGATTTTGAATTTCAAAAGCACGATGGTATTACAGGTTTTGAAATTTTATTAAAAGAAACAGACAAAGATTTAGTCTTTTTTGAACTGGATTTGTACTGGGTTGTTCATTCTGGAAATGATCCTTTGCAATTGTTCAAAGAAAATCCTGGCCGATTTAAAATGTGGCATGTAAAAGATAAGGATAAAAATAATAATGATTTAAATACCGAAGTAGGTTCTGGAACAATAGATTTCAAACCATTATTTGCAGCAGACAAAACAATCGGGAATGGTTCATTTCTTTGTAGAGCAAGAAAATAA
- a CDS encoding NADPH-dependent FMN reductase, which produces MTSPKIKILAISGSTRSNSSNFKILKYVSNCLQPDFEVEFFEDLESLPHFNPDLDTENPPKEISVFRSKITNVDGVIICTPEYVFSLPGSLKNALEWCVSTTIFSNKNTGLITASASGEMGHEQLLLVMKTLEAKFNDNTQILIQGVRGKVNAEGEIVSEQTANALQNFAKNFKNQFL; this is translated from the coding sequence ATGACTTCACCCAAAATAAAAATCCTTGCTATATCTGGAAGTACAAGAAGTAATTCCAGTAATTTCAAAATTCTGAAATACGTTTCAAACTGTTTGCAACCAGATTTTGAGGTAGAATTTTTTGAAGATTTAGAAAGCCTTCCTCATTTTAATCCTGATTTAGATACAGAAAATCCTCCGAAAGAAATTAGTGTTTTTAGAAGTAAAATAACAAATGTTGATGGTGTTATTATTTGTACGCCCGAATATGTGTTTAGTCTTCCAGGAAGTTTAAAAAACGCCTTAGAATGGTGTGTTTCTACCACTATCTTTTCAAACAAAAATACAGGTCTGATTACCGCTTCTGCTTCTGGAGAAATGGGGCATGAACAGCTTTTGCTGGTAATGAAAACATTAGAAGCAAAATTTAATGATAACACGCAGATTCTTATTCAGGGAGTTCGGGGAAAAGTTAATGCTGAAGGAGAAATTGTATCAGAACAGACGGCAAATGCACTTCAAAATTTTGCAAAAAACTTTAAGAATCAATTTTTATAA
- the trmD gene encoding tRNA (guanosine(37)-N1)-methyltransferase TrmD: protein MRIDIITLLPELLRSPFEASIMKRAIDKGLVEVHFHNLRDYSTNRQKSVDDYPFGGGAGMVMTIQPIDDCITHLKSQREYDEVIYMSPDGETLDQKMANKMSMYENIIILCGHYKGVDQRVRDHFITKEISIGDYVLSGGELGAIVLSDALIRLIPGVLSDETSALTDSFQDNLLSGPIYTRPADYKGWKVPEVLTSGHLAKIDKWREDMAYEHTKNRRPDLLEGN, encoded by the coding sequence ATGCGAATTGACATTATAACTCTTTTACCTGAATTACTAAGAAGCCCATTTGAAGCTTCAATTATGAAACGCGCCATTGATAAAGGCTTGGTTGAAGTGCACTTTCACAACCTACGTGATTATAGCACCAACAGACAAAAAAGCGTAGATGATTATCCTTTTGGAGGAGGTGCAGGAATGGTAATGACGATTCAGCCTATCGATGATTGTATCACACATTTAAAAAGTCAACGCGAATACGACGAAGTAATTTATATGTCACCAGATGGGGAAACTTTAGATCAAAAAATGGCCAACAAAATGTCAATGTATGAAAACATTATCATTTTATGCGGGCATTATAAAGGCGTTGATCAAAGAGTTCGAGATCATTTTATTACAAAAGAAATTTCAATTGGCGATTACGTTTTATCTGGTGGAGAATTGGGCGCAATAGTTTTATCTGATGCCTTAATCCGATTAATTCCAGGTGTTTTGAGCGACGAAACTTCAGCATTAACGGATAGTTTTCAGGACAATTTATTATCAGGTCCAATCTATACAAGACCGGCAGATTACAAAGGATGGAAAGTACCTGAAGTTTTAACCAGCGGGCATCTCGCCAAAATAGATAAATGGCGAGAAGATATGGCATACGAACATACTAAAAATAGACGTCCAGATTTATTGGAAGGAAACTAG
- the rplS gene encoding 50S ribosomal protein L19 yields the protein MADLLKFVQDEFVAKKDFPDFGAGDTITVFYEIKEGEKTRTQFFKGVVIQRRGSGNTETFTIRKMSGSVGVERIFPVNLPALQKIEVNKKGAVRRARIFYFRQLTGKKAKIKDKRR from the coding sequence ATGGCAGATTTATTAAAATTCGTTCAAGACGAATTCGTTGCTAAAAAAGATTTCCCAGATTTCGGAGCTGGAGACACAATCACTGTTTTCTACGAAATTAAAGAGGGTGAAAAAACAAGAACTCAGTTCTTTAAAGGAGTTGTGATTCAAAGAAGAGGTTCTGGTAACACAGAAACTTTTACTATCCGTAAAATGTCTGGATCTGTTGGTGTTGAGCGTATCTTCCCAGTAAACTTACCAGCTTTACAAAAAATCGAAGTTAACAAGAAAGGTGCTGTACGTAGAGCTAGAATTTTCTACTTCAGACAACTTACTGGTAAAAAAGCTAAGATTAAAGATAAAAGAAGATAA
- a CDS encoding helix-turn-helix transcriptional regulator, translating to MMISQCEFKEEMTIKRTGGDSRKDEITFSFRNLFQQDYKKQVNQGVIIPSVQVSAGDIDIEILIPKETKINTIVITIHMDLLKTWINAQDENKFLASITLRDKPYLYDHIISNEIQQLANKIALKDEKEQLSHFYLKLKAEEMIYLFLSELSKRESVTNYPLNVSDVKTMYAIKDSLSTDLSNPPDLVNLASFWNMSESKMNKLFKQIFGNSIYNYYQVLRMNEATYLIREEKLSVSETGYRLGFSNLSHFSRIFEKHIGMKPKKYSALSISLK from the coding sequence ATGATGATCAGTCAGTGTGAGTTTAAAGAAGAAATGACGATCAAACGAACTGGTGGAGATTCTAGAAAAGATGAGATCACTTTTAGCTTTAGAAATTTGTTCCAGCAAGATTATAAGAAACAGGTTAATCAGGGTGTTATAATTCCTTCTGTGCAAGTATCTGCGGGAGACATTGATATTGAGATTCTTATTCCGAAAGAGACAAAAATCAATACAATTGTAATCACAATCCACATGGATTTATTAAAGACTTGGATTAATGCTCAAGATGAAAACAAATTTCTAGCGAGTATAACCTTAAGAGATAAACCTTATTTGTATGATCATATTATTTCGAATGAAATTCAGCAGTTAGCTAATAAAATTGCTTTGAAAGATGAAAAGGAGCAATTGAGTCATTTTTATCTGAAGTTAAAAGCGGAAGAAATGATTTATCTTTTTTTGTCTGAATTATCAAAAAGAGAAAGCGTGACAAATTATCCTTTAAATGTGTCTGATGTAAAAACAATGTATGCAATAAAAGATTCTTTAAGTACTGATTTAAGCAATCCTCCTGATTTGGTAAATCTGGCTTCTTTTTGGAATATGAGCGAAAGTAAAATGAATAAGTTGTTCAAACAAATATTTGGAAATAGTATTTATAATTATTATCAGGTGCTTCGAATGAATGAGGCGACTTATTTAATTCGGGAAGAAAAATTATCAGTTTCTGAAACAGGTTATCGATTAGGATTTTCTAATTTAAGTCACTTTTCCAGAATATTTGAAAAACATATAGGAATGAAACCTAAAAAATATTCTGCTTTGTCTATTTCTTTAAAATAA
- a CDS encoding macrolide family glycosyltransferase — translation MSKALFLSIPSHGHMNPMMGLADELILQGEKVTFFSSQEFKKSIEELGAEFISYKEDLNIFQKKEEKPSEEQSKKKPLKGLASAFLHPEIFIDDVLNEIGDRNFDYIVFSVAYPYAKLISQILKIPAISSYAVFATKEELFNKTAETETPKKGPFGLNPEIMEEFKKVRENLILKHKIQIPENMMDLLFNKGDLNIIYTSKYFIRNIDNYDESFIFIGPPIYKKKYTVDFPFEKIEGKKVIYISLGTIFSNHSTDLNHMFFKAFADTEYVVVMAAHKVNLAETEIPKNFIIRDYVPQLEILKKTTAAITHGGMNSMGDLLYYNIPFISIPLGADQFFLSNRAEELGATIVLDANTITAETIKNSIEKILANSSYNENSTKISDSFKSAGGYKKAAEEIFKLKNRQSL, via the coding sequence ATGTCAAAAGCATTATTCCTAAGTATTCCATCTCATGGACACATGAATCCAATGATGGGTTTAGCAGACGAATTAATTCTCCAAGGAGAAAAAGTTACCTTTTTCAGCTCTCAAGAATTCAAAAAATCAATCGAAGAATTAGGCGCTGAATTTATAAGCTATAAAGAAGATCTAAACATTTTTCAAAAGAAAGAAGAAAAGCCAAGCGAAGAGCAATCAAAAAAGAAACCCTTAAAAGGCCTTGCAAGTGCTTTTTTGCATCCTGAAATTTTTATAGATGATGTTTTAAATGAAATTGGAGATCGAAATTTTGATTACATCGTCTTTTCGGTCGCTTATCCTTACGCAAAACTTATTTCTCAAATTTTAAAGATTCCAGCCATTTCCTCTTATGCTGTATTTGCAACTAAAGAGGAACTGTTCAACAAAACAGCAGAAACAGAAACTCCAAAAAAAGGCCCTTTCGGATTAAATCCTGAGATCATGGAAGAATTCAAAAAAGTACGCGAAAATCTAATTTTAAAACACAAAATACAAATCCCCGAAAATATGATGGATTTGCTGTTTAATAAAGGAGATTTAAATATCATTTATACTTCGAAATATTTTATTAGAAATATTGACAATTATGACGAAAGCTTCATTTTTATAGGCCCTCCAATTTATAAAAAGAAATATACTGTCGACTTTCCGTTTGAAAAAATTGAAGGCAAAAAAGTAATCTACATTTCTTTAGGAACAATTTTCAGCAACCATTCGACAGATTTAAACCATATGTTTTTCAAAGCTTTTGCAGATACTGAATATGTTGTAGTTATGGCCGCACATAAAGTAAATCTTGCTGAAACAGAAATCCCTAAAAACTTTATTATTAGAGATTATGTACCACAATTAGAAATTTTAAAAAAAACCACTGCAGCCATCACTCATGGCGGGATGAACAGCATGGGTGATTTATTGTATTACAACATTCCTTTTATTTCAATTCCGTTAGGAGCCGATCAATTTTTCTTGTCAAATCGCGCCGAAGAACTTGGAGCAACCATTGTACTCGATGCCAATACAATTACTGCCGAAACAATTAAAAATTCAATCGAAAAAATACTAGCAAATTCAAGTTACAACGAGAATAGCACCAAAATAAGTGACTCATTTAAAAGTGCAGGCGGGTATAAAAAAGCGGCAGAAGAAATCTTTAAACTAAAAAATAGACAAAGCCTGTAA